A single genomic interval of Gammaproteobacteria bacterium harbors:
- a CDS encoding beta-propeller fold lactonase family protein, translating to MQRLFSLATVSILALSSGFAAPANADNKNKVVGAVYTATNAPSGNAILAFSRGRDGNLTAAGEFATGGNGTGKGLGNQGALALDSSNQWLLAVNAGSSELSVFAIDDEGLALTDKTPSGGQTPVSVAVHRNLVYVLNAGSDNLSGFRLNRRGELKSLADSTRPLSGHGTGAAEVQFNADGDTLVVTEKATGNILIYAVGDDGLLSTPTIVSSPAPTPFGFAFNKRDQFFVSEAAGGQPNVSSVSSYRLRDGVVGLVTAAAPTHQTAACWVVVTDNGRHA from the coding sequence ATGCAACGTTTATTTTCGTTAGCGACCGTTTCCATCCTGGCGTTGTCGTCCGGATTCGCGGCACCGGCTAACGCCGACAACAAAAACAAAGTCGTCGGCGCGGTCTATACCGCGACCAACGCGCCATCGGGCAACGCCATCCTGGCATTTAGTCGCGGCAGAGACGGCAACCTTACAGCGGCCGGCGAATTCGCGACCGGCGGTAACGGCACCGGCAAGGGGCTGGGTAATCAAGGCGCGCTGGCGTTGGATTCCAGCAATCAGTGGTTATTGGCGGTGAATGCCGGCAGCAGCGAGCTTTCCGTGTTTGCGATCGATGATGAGGGACTCGCGCTTACCGACAAGACGCCGAGCGGCGGTCAAACGCCAGTCAGTGTCGCCGTACATCGCAATCTCGTGTACGTCCTAAACGCTGGCAGCGACAACCTCAGCGGCTTTCGCCTTAATCGTCGCGGCGAGCTGAAATCGTTAGCCGACTCGACGCGTCCGTTGAGCGGGCATGGCACCGGCGCCGCCGAAGTGCAGTTCAACGCCGATGGCGACACGTTGGTCGTCACAGAAAAGGCGACCGGCAATATTTTGATTTACGCCGTCGGCGATGACGGCCTGTTGAGTACGCCGACGATCGTTTCGTCACCGGCGCCGACGCCGTTCGGCTTTGCTTTTAATAAGCGCGATCAATTCTTCGTCTCCGAAGCGGCCGGCGGTCAGCCGAACGTCAGCTCGGTGTCGTCTTACCGCTTACGCGATGGTGTCGTCGGGCTCGTCACCGCCGCCGCGCCTACGCACCAGACTGCCGCTTGCTGGGTAGTCGTCACCGACAACGGCCGTCATGCCTAG